The following are encoded together in the Streptomyces rapamycinicus NRRL 5491 genome:
- a CDS encoding CapA family protein, protein MKLIAVGDVVVARRPAVALDGDLSAGTSALPLLRDADLTIGNLEVPLTDTGYPAEKPVAFRVGSDMAPELARLGFDACSVATNHALDYGIDGLRGTRAALDEVGVAHAGAGENLDEALRAVRVSGRGRAEVAFLSLCCALPPGFNATSHRPGIAPVRVEQTYEFDGVLIEEQPGTVPYVRTTAREADVVRAEEAVRRAKELAATVVVAVHWGVPWCYLPSNQGPLAEYQRPLGRRLVDAGADLVIGHHPHCLHPVERYGDGLILYSTGNFLFHPCEEVAPADRRPPTRYKERMFDRPWFESAVFEVALGDGPPRLRLHPVELTADGEPVIPSASTARRILRQVEEVSRELAPATRVGGDGHVRF, encoded by the coding sequence ATGAAGCTGATCGCCGTGGGGGACGTGGTGGTCGCCCGGAGGCCGGCCGTGGCCCTCGACGGGGACCTCTCCGCCGGTACCTCGGCGCTGCCGCTGCTGCGGGACGCCGATCTGACGATCGGCAATCTCGAGGTCCCGCTGACCGACACCGGGTACCCGGCCGAGAAGCCGGTCGCCTTCCGTGTGGGCAGCGACATGGCCCCCGAGCTGGCCCGGCTCGGCTTCGACGCCTGTTCGGTGGCCACCAACCACGCACTCGACTACGGCATCGACGGTCTGCGCGGCACCAGGGCGGCTCTGGACGAGGTCGGTGTCGCCCACGCCGGGGCCGGGGAGAACCTCGACGAGGCGTTGCGCGCCGTCAGGGTCTCCGGCCGGGGCCGCGCCGAGGTGGCCTTTCTGAGCCTGTGCTGTGCCCTGCCGCCGGGCTTCAACGCCACCTCGCACCGGCCCGGGATCGCGCCGGTGCGGGTCGAGCAGACTTATGAGTTCGACGGTGTGCTGATCGAGGAGCAGCCCGGGACCGTGCCGTATGTCCGCACCACGGCGCGGGAGGCCGATGTGGTGCGGGCCGAGGAGGCGGTCCGGCGGGCCAAGGAGCTGGCCGCCACGGTGGTGGTGGCGGTGCACTGGGGTGTGCCCTGGTGCTATCTGCCCAGCAACCAGGGGCCGTTGGCCGAGTACCAGAGGCCGCTGGGGCGTCGTCTTGTCGACGCCGGGGCGGATCTGGTGATCGGACACCATCCGCACTGCCTCCATCCGGTCGAGCGGTACGGGGACGGCCTCATCCTCTACTCGACCGGGAACTTCCTGTTCCATCCCTGCGAGGAGGTGGCTCCCGCCGACCGGCGCCCGCCCACCCGCTACAAGGAGCGGATGTTCGACCGGCCGTGGTTCGAGAGCGCGGTGTTCGAGGTGGCCCTGGGGGACGGCCCGCCCCGGCTGCGCCTCCATCCGGTCGAGCTCACCGCCGACGGCGAGCCGGTGATTCCCTCGGCCTCCACGGCGCGGCGGATCCTGCGGCAGGTCGAAGAGGTCTCCCGGGAGCTGGCGCCCGCGACGAGGGTCGGCGGGGACGGCCACGTCCGTTTCTGA
- a CDS encoding TIGR03618 family F420-dependent PPOX class oxidoreductase has translation MTDLQEVDRIAAADHHLAVVSTTRADGSVQASVVNAGIVGHPASGDQVVAFVTYGPAKLAHLRARPRATVVFRAGWNWAAVEGRTEIAGPDDPFPGIDPERLRLLLREIFTAAGGSHDDWAAYDRVMAEQRRAAVFVHPERVYGN, from the coding sequence ATGACGGATCTTCAGGAAGTGGACCGCATCGCCGCGGCCGACCACCACTTGGCGGTCGTGTCGACGACGCGCGCCGACGGCTCGGTCCAGGCATCCGTGGTCAACGCCGGGATCGTCGGCCATCCGGCCTCCGGTGACCAGGTGGTCGCCTTCGTCACCTACGGCCCCGCCAAACTCGCCCATCTGCGGGCGCGTCCGCGGGCCACCGTGGTCTTCCGCGCCGGATGGAACTGGGCCGCGGTCGAGGGCCGCACCGAGATCGCGGGGCCCGACGACCCGTTCCCCGGGATCGACCCGGAGCGTCTGCGGCTGCTGCTGCGCGAGATCTTCACCGCCGCGGGCGGCAGCCACGACGACTGGGCGGCCTACGACCGTGTGATGGCCGAGCAGCGCCGCGCCGCGGTCTTCGTCCACCCCGAACGCGTCTACGGCAACTGA